A genome region from Plasmodium vinckei vinckei genome assembly, chromosome: PVVCY_07 includes the following:
- a CDS encoding protein transport protein SEC23, putative — protein MDIHLQENQTGIRFSWNLWPPTKNEASKIEIPLGCLYTVLKRSDENSVKLVEYEPLKCKTSNCILNPYCNIDFRNKTWTCPFSNIKNPFPPHYAQHISEKNLPADVMYSNIEYIQPSNVGDIPPPTFLFVIDTCLLEEELEQLKDSIQQCISLMPNDAYIGIITFGYLCYVHEIGFTDCLKSYVFKGTKDISAQDLQKQLNLGSRNDPRSSTTSASARRFLQPVSECEYNINMLLEDISKDSWPTPPDQRAKRCTGTALSVAISLLECCCNQLSGRIMMFIGGADTTSPGKIVDTPLSESLRHHLDLQKDNSNARHVKKALKYYVSLANRAVMSGHAIDIFACSLDQIGLYEMKVCCEKTNGFMVMADSFSMNVFKDSFKKIFETDSTGYIKHGYNAKLTIICSKEFKICGAIGGCSSNKKPAPYVSDTCVGEGGTCEWTICALDKNSTIAFYFDIVNQNVSSLPHDRQAYLQFQTLYQHPSGRRRLRVTTISYRFAEPSIAEISQGFDQETAAVLMARFAVFKAETDEPIDVLRWLDRKLIRLVSTFADYQKDDINSFHLSSEFSIYPQFMYHLRRSHFLQTFNASPDETAYYRSILLRENVMNSLIMIQPALLQYSFDSQTPIPVLLDAQSLKSNVILLLDSYFHIVVWYGEMIYQWREQGFHEKPEYAHFKELLNAPHEDAKSILDDRFPIPKFVLCNSGGSQSRFLLAKVNPSTTHNTLSGSTFGTSTNESYIINTDDVSLKIFMDHLIKLAVQT, from the exons atggatatTCATCTTCAAGAGAATCAAACAGGGATAAGATTCAGTTGGAATCTTTGGCCGcctacaaaaaatgaagcaAGCAAAATTGAAATACCATTAGGATGTTTATATACAGTTTTAAAACGATCCGATGAAAATAGTGTAAAGTTAGTTGAGTATGAACCATTAAAATGTAAAACAAGTAATTGTATTTTAAATCCTTACTGTAATATTGATTttagaaataaaacatgGACTTGTCCGTTTtcgaatataaaaaatccaTTTCCTCCTCATTATGCTCAACATATATCTGAAAAG AATTTACCGGCAGATGTGATGTACTCTAATATCGAATACATTCAGCCATCAAACGTGGGAGACATTCCTCCTCCAACATTTTTGTTTGTGATAGATACCTGTTTATTAGAAGAAGAATTAGAACAACTTAAAGATTCGATACAACAATGTATAAGTTTAATGCCAAATGATGCATATATAGGAATAATTACTTTTGGCTACTTATGTTATGTACATGAAATAGGTTTTACTGATTGTTTAAAATCATATGTATTTAAAGGGACAAAAGATATAAGTGCACAAGATTTACAAAAACAATTAAATTTAGGAAGCCGTAATGATCCACGAAGTTCAACTACATCTGCATCAGCTCGTAGATTTTTACAACCAGTAAGTGAAtgtgaatataatataaatatgttattaGAAGATATTTCAAAAGATAGTTGGCCAACACCACCAGATCAAAGAGCAAAAAGGTGCACTGGAACTGCATTAAGTGTCGCTATTAGTTTATTAGAATGTTGTTGTAATCAATTAAGTGGTCGAATTATGATGTTTATTGGAGGTGCTGATACAACATCTCCTGGAAAAATAGTTGATACTCCTCTTAGTGAATCTTTAAGACATCATTTAGATTTACAAAAAGATAATAGTAATGCTAGACATGTAAAAAAagcattaaaatattatgtatcGTTAGCAAATAGAGCAGTTATGTCAGGACATGCTATAGATATATTTGCATGTTCATTAGATCAAATTGGTTTATATGAAATGAAAGTATGTTgtgaaaaaacaaatggaTTTATGGTAATGGCTGATTCTTTTTCTATGAATGTGTTTAAAgattcttttaaaaaaatttttgaaaCAGATTCAACAggttatataaaacatgGATATAATGCAAAATTAACTATTATATGTTCTAaagaatttaaaatatgtggTGCTATTGGTGGATGTTctagtaataaaaaaccaGCTCCATATGTTTCAGATACATGTGTAGGAGAAGGTGGTACTTGTGAATGGACAATTTGTGCTTTAGATAAAAATTCAACAAttgcattttattttgatatagTTAATCAAAATGTTTCTTCATTACCACATGATAGACAAGCATATTTACAATTTCAAACACTTTATCAACATCCTAGTGGTCGAAGAAGATTGAGAGTTACTACTATTTCTTATAGATTTGCTGAACCAAGTATTGCCGAAATATCTCAAGGATTTGATCAAGAAACTGCAGCTGTTTTAATGGCTAGATTTGCTGTATTTAAAGCTGAAACTGATGAACCTATAGATGTTTTGAGATGGCTAGATAGAAAATTAATTAGACTTGTTAGTACTTTTGCAGATTATCAAAAAGATGATATAAATTCTTTCCATTTATCATCtgaattttctatatatccTCAATTTATGTATCATTTAAGACGGtctcattttttacaaactTTTAATGCAAGTCCAGATGAAACTGCATATTATCgttctattttattaagaGAGAATGTCATGAATTCCTTAATTATGATTCAACCAGCTTTATTACAATATTCATTTGATTCCCAAACACCAATACCTGTCCTATTAGATGCACAATCATTAAAATCaaatgttattttattattagatTCATATTTCCATATTGTTGTTTGGTATGGTGAAATGATTTATCAATGGAGAGAACAAGGGTTTCATGAAAAACCAGAATATGCACATTTTAAAGAACTTTTAAATGCACCTCATGAGGATGCTAAATCTATATTAGATGACAGATTCCCTATTCctaaatttgttttgtgTAATAGTGGAGGAAGCCAAAGTCGATTTTTATTAGCCAAGGTGAATCCATCTACTACTCACAATACACTTAGTGGAAGTACATTCGGAACTTCTACAAATgaatcatatataattaatacaGACGATGTTtctttgaaaatatttatggaCCATTTGATCAAGTTGGCAGTTCAGACATAG
- a CDS encoding dynein light chain 1, putative, with product MHRVKEVTISHCIKSWEQKTGKKISEEENVSFICNIPLIEKLDQSINTLEKCKRLSLSTNRIEKFVPMPGLKNIEILSIGRNCIKKLQFLEDISGTLKQLWISYNNIDKLDNLQSLKNLQVLYLFHNKIKCLEEIDKLNTLPELIELGLKGNPIYEGRTNEYMKLVILKKLPQLKVVDNETITEKQRNDALTIEVI from the exons ATGCATAGAGTAAAGGAGGTTACCATTTCTCACTGCATCAAAAGTTGGGAGCAAAAAACTG gaaaaaaaataagcgaagaagaaaatgttAGTTTTATTTGTAACATCCCATTGATTGAAAAACTTGATCAAAGTATAAACACTCTCGAAAAATGTAAACGTTTATCTTTGTCTACCAATAGGATCGAAAAGTTTGTCCCCATGCCTGGCTTAA aaaatatagaaatattgTCAATCGGGAGAaattgtattaaaaaactTCAGTTTTTAGAGGACATAAGTGGCACATTAAAACAGTTATGGatatcatataataatattgataagTTAGATAATTTACaatctttaaaaaatttgcaagttctttatttatttcataacaaaataaaatgccTCGAGGAGATTGATAAACTG AACACCTTGCCTGAATTAATTGAACTAGGACTTAAAGGAAACCCCATATATGAAGGCCGAACCAAC GAATACATGAAGTTggttattttgaaaaagttGCCTCAATTGAAAGTAGTGGACAATGAGACA ATAACTGAAAAGCAAAGAAACGATGCCCTCACAATTGAAGTGATTTAA
- a CDS encoding small nuclear ribonucleoprotein G, putative has translation MALTVGKAGPASDFRKFMEKRLQIYLNGNRLIVGVLRGYDTFMNLVLDNTVEIKKDENIDIGIVVIRGNSISYWECLDKVNIK, from the exons ATGGCACTAACAGTGGGGAAAGCAGGACCAGCTTCGGATTTTAGAAAGTTTATGGAAAAACGATTACAAA TTTACTTAAATGGAAATAGACTGATAGTTGGAGTTTTGAGAGGCTATGATACCTTTATGAACTTAGTATTAGATAATACAGtggaaattaaaaaagacgAGAATATTGACATTGGCATTGTTGTTATACGAGGAAATAGTATATCCTATTGGGAATGTTTAGATAAAGtcaatattaaataa